The Pyrus communis chromosome 8, drPyrComm1.1, whole genome shotgun sequence region AATAAATTGATAACTGCAACTAATACTGAAATTTAGTAGTATTAAATTACAACATTCATACCCCTCACGGTTTTTTAGAATATTCAAAAACTTTCAACACATTGATTATTTTATTCATTGAAATAAATATCACACGCATTTCCTATCCTAAAAATAACAGAAGAGTTTTTTTTCGGATCTCTTTCATCAAGTCCATCAAATTCAGTGATCTtgatctttgaaatttaatctaatgACTAAAAATAAGgattctttttaaaaattataataattttaatcgttgaattaaattttaaagattCAGATCACTAGGTTTAGTGAACTTGATAGAAAAAATCCGAAGAGAATCTTTTATGTGGAAATGAGCATATTTATATTATTGATTTGATATGAAAGTTTTGGAGGCTATTGCCTGGAGGGTGACTTTTTGAGTTTTGCCATTGACAATTAACATGCAGTTGTCAAATGTCAATTTTCATACAATCGCGACGTAACGTGAGggagataaaaaatttaaattatattttgtgaaGTATATAATGTGATATAAAGAAGGATTGAATGATGAATCATCACATCATATTatctatataatataatttaaaatttgaatctcTTAGCAATTTTTCAGCTGTAAATTCCAATTTCTATCAATCCAAAACTTTTAGCTTCCTTAAGGCTAGAATTCTAGAAAAAAAGCCACACATTTTTCCAAAATGCCAATCGTCTACAAAGACATATAGAGAGACAAAGTCAGACATCTCTTTTTACTCTTCCAAAGTCTATTGATTTTTCTCATCAATTAGTAAGTTCTTGACCATTTTATGCTTATCCTTGATCGAGTTTATTTGTATGTTGTTTGAATTGTGAGAATTCATACTTGAAATTTCAATTTGGTATTTCTTCCTTTTAGGTGTAAGTTGTTATGAACAAAATTAAAGATACATGTTTTATTTCTACTGCAAGTTGcaactttgaatattttttttgttaaatctaATTAAAACTTGATTTATGCAAAGTTATAAATTTATTACATTCAATTACTACTTTCAAATTtactattatataattttatgtaGACAACTAAAAAGTGCATTGATTTCCCCGCTGAAAACTCTGGACTCCGCGGCCGAAAACATAACAACAATATCACATCCATTTTCACACAGTGCGGGTCAGCCAGAAGCTTCGCTGATGCTTTTGGTCTGCCGTCCAATCCTGTGTCTATAGAAAATCGGTTGTTTTTTCAACTTCTTTGGTCACCgaccattatttttcttttctttttgttgtaatAAACTTTAGAAAACACCAGCTGTCCTAGATCATGTCTTCTGTAAGAACCAATTAAAAAGGTGACAAAAAACGTAGGTAGAAGGTTGTCTGCGACTTCCATCAAACCCTCACGCTAAAACGACAGCTTTTCCACCGCATATGTGGCTGGTGGAATTgctctttttattatttgtttcacAAACGACATGCAACCCAACCCTGACAACCTACGTGTCAACCACATACTCTTGCCTGAAACGGCACCGTTGCATTCAACACCGCCCCTAATTAACCAGCAACAAATTTATAGAATATTCTTGGCCACCTTTCCCTCCCGACCATCCACCGACTCTCCTCCCTTCCAATCTCTCTTTATATTCCCACATCAAAAACCTacatttactattttttttgtcttctctctctttttgagCTGATTTATTGATCTGCGTTGTCGCTGCCGcaccgccgccgccaccaccaacACCAGTTAGGCGACGAGACACGACGTAAATAATATTATGGCGCGTGGTCTCCTCGCTTGCTTTGGATCAAAAGGAGGATCCCGCACGTCCCATGAAAAGCATGCTGCAGGGGCAACAGCGCATGTCTCCGCTGAGGAGCAGCAGCGGAGCGGACCGGTGCTGGTGGAGCTGTTCTCGTCGCAGGGCTGCAGCACCTCGCCGGTGGCAGAGCTGCTGGTGTCGAGGCTTGGGAGAGGGGATTTTGATGGGACAGACCTGCCTCCTGTGGTGGTGCTGGCGTTCCACGTGGACTACTGGGACTACATGGGCTGGAAGGACCCATATGGGTCAAGCCAGTGGACTGTACGGCAGAAGGCCTATGTCGAGGCCTTGGGTCTGGACACCATGTTCACCCCCCAGATTGTGCTTCAAGGTAGGGCCCAATGTATTGGCAATGATGAGAGTGCCTTGCTAACGTCGATCAAGGATGCACCTAGATATCCTGCACCCGCATTACAGGTTCGCATTTCTCATCTGCTCTCGttattgttttttaaaattattatctgcacttcaaaatttttattttgtagtaacATTCATAAAGAGgtataatgaaatttttgaaaggctaataaatatatttttgtatatttaaaaataaacggTATTTTATACT contains the following coding sequences:
- the LOC137743345 gene encoding uncharacterized protein, which codes for MARGLLACFGSKGGSRTSHEKHAAGATAHVSAEEQQRSGPVLVELFSSQGCSTSPVAELLVSRLGRGDFDGTDLPPVVVLAFHVDYWDYMGWKDPYGSSQWTVRQKAYVEALGLDTMFTPQIVLQGRAQCIGNDESALLTSIKDAPRYPAPALQATFQRSSPDSLQVSLTGSLRSKVDNYGVNVMVALYENGLITDCPKGENQGRVLSNDFVVRRLEKLCTVKDIAAKKTISGTINFSLWEGFNPAKCGMALFVQNPSHQIFGLQNFQLPDN